A DNA window from Helianthus annuus cultivar XRQ/B chromosome 15, HanXRQr2.0-SUNRISE, whole genome shotgun sequence contains the following coding sequences:
- the LOC110913427 gene encoding heptahelical transmembrane protein 4-like has product MGKQSGVESDYEQLGDVGLTKGKKLWKKVKYQLVEYHSLPAYMKDNEFILGHYRAEWPLKQIFLSIFTLHNETLNVWTHLIGFFLFLTLTIYSVKMIPDVNLPTLKNFPDVHKLREDLLTCIPSLPDLHKIRSEIKTSFPSNWHIVELLCNCLPERFSHSNHTDACVLHSMKEDLANIIAPLVTRPITRWPFFAFLGGAMFCLLASSLCHLLCCHSKRLSYIMLRLDYAGIAALISTSFYPPVYYSFMCHPFFCNLYLGFITVLGIATVMVSLLPVFDRPEYRSIRTGLFLGMGLSGAGPIFHKLVLFWNQPEAVHTTGYEILMGLLYGMGSLIYATRIPERWMPGKFDIAGHSHNLFHVFVVAGAYTHYRAGLVYLKWRDLEGC; this is encoded by the exons ATGGGAAAACAGAGTGGTGTTGAATCTGATTATGAGCAATTGGGGGATGTGGGGTTAACAAAAgggaagaaattgtggaaaaaaGTGAAATATCAGCTGGTTGAATACCACTCGTTACCTGCATATATGAAAGATAATGAATTTATATTAGGTCATTATCGTGCAGAGTGGCCTCTGAAGCAGATTTTTTTGAGTATCTTTACCCTGCATAATGAGACCCTTAACGTTTGGAC ACATCTTATTGGGTTCTTCCTGTTCCTTACCCTAACAATTTATAGCGTGAAGATGATCCCGGATGTTAATCTTCCAACACTTAAAAATTTTCCGGATGTGCATAAACTTCGTGAAGATCTTTTGACTTGTATCCCTTCTTTACCGGATTTGCACAAAATTCGTTCGGAGATTAAGACATCTTTCCCTTCTAATTGGCATATTGTGGAGCTTCTTTGTAATTGTTTGCCTGAACGGTTCTCGCATAGCAACCATACCGATGCTTGCGTTCTG CATAGTATGAAGGAGGATTTAGCTAACATAATCGCACCATTAGTGACCCGACCCATAACCCGATGGCCATTCTTCGCGTTCTTAGGTGGAGCCATGTTCTGCCTCTTAGCAAGCAGCTTATGCCACCTCCTCTGCTGCCACTCGAAACGCCTATCCTACATCATGCTCCGCCTCGATTACGCAGGCATTGCCGCCTTAATCTCCACCTCATTCTACCCACCCGTCTACTACTCCTTCATGTGCCACCCGTTCTTCTGCAATCTTTATCTCGGATTCATAACCGTTCTCGGAATCGCCACCGTCATGGTCTCGCTTCTACCCGTGTTTGATCGACCCGAGTATCGTAGCATCCGGACCGGTCTGTTTCTCGGGATGGGGTTATCAGGGGCCGGACCGATATTTCACAAACTCGTATTGTTTTGGAACCAACCCGAGGCTGTACATACGACTGGGTATGAGATCTTGATGGGTTTGCTTTACGGGATGGGTAGTTTGATCTATGCAACGAGGATACCGGAGCGGTGGATGCCGGGGAAATTTGATATCGCGGGTCATAGTCACAATCTTTTTCATGTGTTTGTGGTGGCGGGAGCGTACACGCATTACCGGGCCGGGCTGGTGTATCTGAAATGGAGGGATCTTGAAGGGTGTTAG